The stretch of DNA AGGCAAAAAACTTCAGCCCGCCGGAAGAGCCCCGTTTTACCGGCCGGCTCTTGGGGCGGGACTTGGCTTTAGCGTTAACTTTTTTTTTGGCCATAAGCTCCTGAACAGGTATCCTGTTTACGGTTATACTTTGACCATAAACGGGAGAATCATAGGGCGGCGCTTGGTGCGGTCGTAATAGAACTTGTCCAGAGTATCTCTCACTTTGGTGTTGATAAAACTCCATTCGCTGACGCGCCCGCCGCTGTGGTCGAGCACTTTGACCAGCATCTCGCGGCTTTCTTCCATCATATCGCCGAAATCCTTGGGGTCGATAAACCCGCGGGTGACGATATCCGGGCGCCCTACCAGTTTGCCGGTCTGCTTGTTCACGGCGATGATGACCACCACGATGCCGTCGCGGGAAAGCATTTTACGGGTGCGCAGCACCACCCCGCCGATATCCCCCACGCTCAGGCCGTCCACGTAAACATGCCCGGTGCTTACCTTGCCGTTTACCTTGGCGCTGTTGGCGTTAATCTCCAGCACGTCCCCGTCCTCCATCACGAAGATATTGGCGGCAGGTACGCCGACCGACTCCGCTAGACGGGCGTGCAGGCTGAGGTGGCGGTATTCCCCGTGCACCGGGGCGAAAAACTTGGGTTTGACCAGGCTGAGGATAAGCTTGAGCTCTTCCTGGCTGCCGTGGCCGTGCACGTGCACCTGCCCCAGCTTGTTATAAATCACCTGGGCGCCCTGTTTGAAAAGGCTGTCCACGGTGCGGTTGACCAGGGACTCGTTGCCGGGAACGGGCGTGGAAGACAGTATGATGGTATCGCCGCGCTGGATATGCACGTGCTTATGGTCGCGGTTGGCCATTCGCACCAGCGCCGAGGTAGGCTCTCCCTGGCTGCCGGTGGTTACCAGGACGATTTTATTGTTGGGCAGGCCCTTCATATCTTCGATTCTGCCGATGACGCCGTCCGGCGCGATAATGTAGCCCAGCTCCAGGGCGATGCGCACCGTTTCCGTCATGCTGCGCCCCACCACGAAGACGCGCCGCTGGTGCCGGGCGGCGGCGTCGATTACCTGCTGGATGCGTGATATCAGCGAGGAGAAGGTAGTCACGATTACCCTGCCCTGGGCGTTGGCGATAAAGTGCTCCAGTGATTCGCCGACCGACTGCTCGGAAGGCGTGTAGCCGGGCAGCTCGGCGTAAGTGGAGTCGGAAAGCAGCAGCAAAACCCCCTGCGCGCCCAGCTGTGCCAGGCGGGAAAGGTCGGTCGGCTTGCCGCTAACCGGCGTATGGTCGATTTTAAAGTCGCCGCTGTGGATGACGATGCCCTCAGGCGTGTGGATAATGATGCCGCAGGCATCCGGGATACTGTGGCAGACGGGGAAAAGCTCTATCCGGAACTTGCCCAGGGTCACTTCCTTGCCGGTGGCCAGCACCTTCAGGTTCACGCCCTCGCGCGTCCTTCTCTCCTTGAGCTTGACGCGGATAAGCCCTTCGGTCAGCTTGGTGGCGTAAACGGGCACGTTATCCAGCTGCGGCAGCAGATAGGGCAGCGCGCCGATATGGTCTTCGTGGCCGTGGGTGATGATGATGCCTCTGACCTTTTCTTTTCTTTCGGTGACATAGCTGAAGTCCGGTATGACCAAGTCTATGCCGAGCATTTCTTCCTCCGGGAACATGAGACCTGCGTCGATGATGATGATGTCGTTTTCATACTCCAGCACCATCATGTTTTTGCCGATTTCTCCCAGGCCCCCGAGAGGAATAACTTTTAGTTTTGATTTGGACATTATATTTTACTTAAACCTCAAACATATTTAGTTGCTGCGCCGGTGGCGGCGGCGGTT from Dehalococcoidales bacterium encodes:
- a CDS encoding ribonuclease J, which encodes MSKSKLKVIPLGGLGEIGKNMMVLEYENDIIIIDAGLMFPEEEMLGIDLVIPDFSYVTERKEKVRGIIITHGHEDHIGALPYLLPQLDNVPVYATKLTEGLIRVKLKERRTREGVNLKVLATGKEVTLGKFRIELFPVCHSIPDACGIIIHTPEGIVIHSGDFKIDHTPVSGKPTDLSRLAQLGAQGVLLLLSDSTYAELPGYTPSEQSVGESLEHFIANAQGRVIVTTFSSLISRIQQVIDAAARHQRRVFVVGRSMTETVRIALELGYIIAPDGVIGRIEDMKGLPNNKIVLVTTGSQGEPTSALVRMANRDHKHVHIQRGDTIILSSTPVPGNESLVNRTVDSLFKQGAQVIYNKLGQVHVHGHGSQEELKLILSLVKPKFFAPVHGEYRHLSLHARLAESVGVPAANIFVMEDGDVLEINANSAKVNGKVSTGHVYVDGLSVGDIGGVVLRTRKMLSRDGIVVVIIAVNKQTGKLVGRPDIVTRGFIDPKDFGDMMEESREMLVKVLDHSGGRVSEWSFINTKVRDTLDKFYYDRTKRRPMILPFMVKV